The following proteins come from a genomic window of Acinetobacter baumannii:
- a CDS encoding LysR family transcriptional regulator: protein MLSLKSLQCFVTLVKTKSFTRTAEELYLTQPTISKILQQLEEQLQVQLLVKPDHGRKRQIELTEIGERIYQHAVELLQAEQNIFLEIENYQQLKTGTLKLGVPPLGSQLLTTALFDFHRQWPDIELAFMEVGSRGIEQALLNNELDVGVLLQPFDTQTFNSIELCNYPLMVLLRRDATWATRKKINLEELQHQSFLMFPENFSLNSIILDACKQHGFYPTIACRTSQWHLLADMVLQRMGIALLPQYYTDMLDPTLFAAVPLEKPNIQWHLVMAWKKNLPVSPAVQAWLSIVRQHFQHIKP from the coding sequence ATGCTTTCTCTAAAATCATTACAGTGCTTTGTTACTCTGGTTAAAACTAAAAGTTTTACCCGTACTGCTGAAGAGTTATATCTGACTCAGCCCACCATTAGTAAAATATTACAACAACTCGAAGAGCAGCTTCAGGTACAGCTTTTGGTTAAACCCGATCATGGACGAAAAAGACAAATTGAATTAACTGAAATTGGAGAGCGTATTTATCAACATGCGGTCGAGCTTCTTCAAGCAGAGCAAAACATCTTTCTTGAAATAGAAAACTATCAACAATTAAAAACAGGTACTTTAAAACTTGGCGTTCCACCTTTAGGTTCGCAGCTCCTAACGACTGCCCTATTTGACTTTCATCGTCAATGGCCAGATATTGAATTGGCTTTTATGGAAGTGGGTTCACGCGGTATTGAACAAGCTTTGCTTAACAATGAGTTAGACGTTGGCGTTTTATTGCAGCCTTTTGATACGCAAACTTTTAATAGCATCGAGTTATGTAACTACCCTTTAATGGTACTTTTACGTCGGGATGCGACTTGGGCAACACGTAAAAAAATAAATCTAGAAGAGCTACAACATCAATCGTTTTTAATGTTTCCTGAAAATTTCTCTTTAAACAGTATTATTCTCGATGCATGTAAGCAGCATGGTTTCTACCCCACCATTGCTTGCCGGACCAGCCAATGGCATCTCTTGGCAGACATGGTGTTACAACGTATGGGAATTGCGCTTCTCCCTCAATATTATACCGACATGCTTGACCCGACTTTATTTGCAGCAGTGCCACTCGAAAAACCAAATATTCAGTGGCACTTAGTCATGGCTTGGAAAAAGAATCTTCCTGTCTCACCAGCAGTACAAGCTTGGCTTAGCATTGTCCGTCAACATTTTCAGCACATTAAACCCTAA
- a CDS encoding CidA/LrgA family protein, which produces MSTESASGTPSQPSLFVLVKQILILAGFWWIGYLLHQKLGVPVSAGILGMFLLLLCLFFKIIKMDQVAMGATVVLGELLLFFVPVVVAVVQYKTLFMTEGWQIVLSIAVGTILVMLSTSLTIHYYNRLKAYLQARKRLQHKHI; this is translated from the coding sequence ATGAGTACTGAATCTGCTTCTGGAACACCCTCACAACCATCACTGTTCGTGTTAGTTAAACAAATTCTCATTTTGGCTGGATTTTGGTGGATCGGATATCTCTTACACCAAAAACTCGGTGTGCCTGTCTCGGCAGGTATTTTAGGTATGTTTTTATTGCTTTTATGCCTGTTCTTTAAAATTATCAAAATGGATCAGGTGGCAATGGGAGCAACTGTGGTTTTAGGTGAGCTATTACTGTTTTTTGTGCCTGTAGTCGTTGCCGTTGTCCAGTATAAAACCTTGTTTATGACCGAAGGATGGCAAATCGTCTTAAGTATTGCGGTTGGAACCATTTTAGTCATGTTAAGCACTTCACTGACTATTCATTATTACAATCGTTTGAAGGCTTACTTACAGGCTAGAAAACGTCTTCAACATAAGCATATCTAA